In Epinephelus moara isolate mb chromosome 20, YSFRI_EMoa_1.0, whole genome shotgun sequence, the genomic stretch aaacatgatgattctttcttctctgatttttaatgtttgaGTCCTCCTCATGACACATTACCATGAGATGAATATAAATGAGTTCATAAACGGATGAATAAAAATCCAACCTGGACTCTTTGGTGTTGACGACAGATGACAGCTGATTAGCAGCCAACCAGCTCCAAGCTTCATTGTGAGACTCCTCCCCCCCAAACTGAAGCTTAATGcacctgaaaaaacaacaacaaaaaagacatgTTTCAGCACAAAGTCACTTcttgattattcattttatcaGACAGCAACTGAGTCTTTTAATCTCAATATGTTTCAGAGGCCAAATCCAGCTTTGGGTCCCAGAGGTGCTACAAGAGCTCTACTTTGTTCACCACATCTGTCTGCTTCAGCCTAAAGGCAACTTTGACGTAAGCCTATGAAGACACTGGTACTGTCCTCAGTTGCTGCATTAAgacccgtttccaccaaacacttcagtatggtacctttggaaccaacagtaatccttcagacatggtactcagaccctagcgtttccaccgcaaacagtactcttaaatgtgggcagggttgttgtcactcactgctccgtccagcactcactggatttcctcctttatcagtctgcacctcgtttatcgtccacagagcGAGGCTGCAcgcagacattttcagaacaaaatagaacaggctgcagtgagagtctctctccatgggatatttaaaaatagcaggtttgtgcttttagtccttctcagacaagctcaggggtttagtgttgccgtagcccactGCTCTCTATAGCCCACACCTTCCTGTTCCTGTAACCTTTAATGAGAGTTTCAGCAGTAAATTCGTAGACAGACATTCCTGCCTCCCGTGTTCTGACCATCACTCCGCAGAGACAGTCACATAGTGTTTCCTGAGGCAGCCACTTCCTATCCCCTATCCAAACactgttttggggttttttttctctgggcagagatttgttaaaaataatgtgtgtcAATGGGATGTTTTTTTGAACGAAATAGAAAAACCTGTCCGTGTGTCTGTTTGTAAAATGACTTACTTGAAGGTCAGACCCTCGAAGATTGGAGTCAGGTTCAGTTTAAAGGTTTGACAGACGGACAGAGCCGAGTCAAACAGTCCTGTTTGGACCAACAGAGCCACCATCTCCACTGCTGAGGCActgcctgcagacacacacacatgcagacagtgAGGGGGGTTGGTATATCAATGTacttacatacagtatgtataaaCATCTGAACAGCTGCAACAGACATTATTTATATTATCAGTTATCTGCTGATTAATTTCAATTTGgcaggaaaaaaggaaaaatgtattaaataatcTCAGTCAACAGTAACGTCGTTTATATAATATTTAACattcaactgaaaaaaaaaaatcattttctccAGATTtctccaggcctggaaaacaacATTTATAAATTCCAGGCCCTCCTCCAGAGAGACTGTTGTGTTAAAGGTGTAGAAGGTGTGGGTGTAGGTGATTAAGGAGTCCTGGCTCACCAGCGATGGCAGCAGAGGGGGGGTGGTGCTGGGCGAGGGTGAGGCGGCTGCGAGACAGGATGTACTCCTTCTCAAGGTCCTTGAGTTCCAGGATGTCGACCTGATGTTTGACTGCAGgaggaaacacaaacagcagaagaagaagggtcAATTGATGTCCACTTCAATTCAATCATTAGGACACATTATGTCCTTGTCCAGTAGGGGGCAGCATCTCACTGTAAACCACATGTACTGAGGACTTCCTGTTTAACATGAGTCAACTCAACAGAAAAGTCCAGTTAACTGTTTAAAATTTGACtctttttagattttattttgattatgaCTAATGGTCATTAATAACTAGATTTAAAAAACCTTTTATAAACtttgtttaaactgttttagttgtgattgtttttaaatatacttTAAAAACACTTCTTGTAAGCTAATTACCGTCCTGCTTCTTTTACTCTTAATCACTTTGTGACTCTGTTTAGAAAAGCATCATAAGAATTATTATTAGTGTTATAATAAAGGCTCTGATGATCCAGCAGAGCAGTCACAGTCTGTCTACCGTCGGTTTGCTAATAAAGCTTTGTTAAAGACAGATGATGTCACCTGGTTCAGAAGAAAACTCTCCGTCAGCGTTCCTCTTTGGAGACGCTCCTGGACGCTCGTactgcaacaaacaaacacagcttcACTTACACCAAGCAGACTcagaacaaaatatatattaacaCGTTTGTGTATATAGATtcatatactgtgtgtgtgtgtgtgtgtgtgtgtgtgtgtgtaagtaccACAGCTCCTGAGGCCGGCTGGACGATCCAGGCGTACTCGGGTCTGATGAGGCGGAGACAGTTGAGAGCAGCCAGGTAACAGTTCACCTGCTTCTGAAGGCCAAGACGAGTCCGAACCTCTCGACCGAGACGCATCCCGAACTCGAACATCACCGTCCCcgctacagacacacacacacacacacacacacacacacacacacacacacacacagacaaagcacagacacacacgaaGTTTATTCAACATGTCTGTAAACACATCTGAATTATAAAATACAACAGGGTCAAAATCCTTTCCATTTCCTGTGTGACCGATGTAAAATGACGTCAAACTAAACTCGAGTTTTTCCataaactgaaaatgttttttaaatacagacTGGTAAGTTCATGTGTCTGTGaataatcaaataaattaaagatgaattaaattaaatcaaactttcTGCAGTTTGTCACATTTACTCTGAGATTCAGTTTGTTCATCTACAGCAGTCTCTACCTAAGTTAGGCTCGCCACACAAAACATGTCACGGAACGTTTTTTAATGCTTTGATATGAAAATTAATTTCCTTATTACAATGGAAGGAGAGTGCTGTTTTTGCTGCGCTGGTGTGATCAGCTCAGATGATGCTTCACCACAGACATTTGAAATGCAAAGGAGTGGCATGAGAGTGTTTTTACAGCGGAGAGTCAGTCGTGTTTATTTGTGTAGCGTTTGAATAATTTGTTTCTCGTGTCTGTTAGTTGTTGACTTGTGTGTTGCTGCTAGATAATGTTACTTGTCAGTGTTAGCCACGACTGCAGACATTATTTTGCTCCAAAGGGAACTATTCATACACATTTTAACTGTATAGTTTGATGTGTTCTTAATCAGTAGAGATGTTATAGAAATTCATGATGTATTATGTAAGTTTGGGTCCCTGAGGAGACACCAAATTTCTCTTTTAGGGCTTAACTTAAAAAGTTCCTCATTAACCCTTTTGTTTACCTTTCCTGTAGTTGTGTCTGTTGATGTGGAAGGCGTACAGCAGCTCGTAGTAGTTATGAGCCAGCAGGTCCAAACCTCTGGCTCGAGACTCGATGATACTGACGACCTGATGGCGACATAAAAGTTAACCCTTCAGTTAACACAACAGTTAACGACAAAGACACAACAGTTAATGATACAACAGTCTGAAAATTTTAACCCGTTCAGATCCCCTGTCCGAATCAATGGACAAAACTTTCAAAGATTAGTGGGATGTCTATAGGCCAATCACTGTGTTccacatcatctaaagtggacCGCCGtagagccacgccccctttttttttacaagcaTGGCCGACAGTGAGGCAAAGAGGAAGTACAAGGCACGTTTCAGTAATGTgtttaaagtaaacatgagaTGTTATATTACTTATACATGTCAAAAAATCATATAAAAGACTTTTCATAGCTTTTACTGAGGattatttacaaaatatctatttattgctctgagacaacaagggaggctgaacctcccctaaaatttcatagaagaaatggccaaatatgcactattgaatttacattaaaataagaatttacattgcattaaacgtgcgctaggatgcgtttaacatcatgactatgatgttcaaacgtcagctgtttatcaccagttttcaaacgcgacctccctgtcatacattctcgtgtcagcacggtggacgcggagcctccaagcattcctatgagacagcgctgagcaggtttttttcatgcagcaaagcgagacggtcattggataaatgcgacaaaatcgtcacttccagggaggctcagcttctcCGGGACCTAATgcagcggtaggcgggagagaaCGCTTggtgtctgcatgatgattggaggaactgtctaaaaggctgaacccctttgtgattgacagagCTTcacatttcgagctcagtcccatgtggatatttgcgagtggagtcttctgacagagtgcctttgaggtgtgttttgctgtggttctatggcatgagtgtggttgaaaaatggcttcaattaaatgttccttttataagttactgcctcgctacaatatgacaaattttatgatgtaaacttaaagtgagcttcccctgtgtgaaagaccagcagccgccactgacTGGAACGGATGGTGAATCTGAATGTCGGATAATGAACAGGcaaatactgttaaaataagGAAATACTGTTCTGATTTGATTTTCTAATGATAGAATCAGCTTATGATGCATCCTATTGATCATGTACACAGAATATTCATCTCAAGAGGTTTTGAGGTTCATTAtgacaaatacaatacaaactGTACGTGGAATGTGTTTATTCATTGACATGAGTTAACCattattgaaaatgaatgaacttgtgttttttgaaaAAAGTCTGTTAAGaccatttattgtcatttttactaTCAGGTGGTTTCTGCGTTCAGATTCTTCATCCATTgtaatggacacataatttagaatcctaataaaaataaatacataaataaattgtCATTTAGAGCAGAAATCtattattacaatatttttttgtgtgtttggaacATAATGGGGTTCTGAACGGGTTGAGACATTTTAGATTTCAGTTtgacacgtgtgtgtgtgaccatacTATTAATCTGACTGTATGATCTGATTGTAATCTGATCGTATAAGTGTCAGGTGAAGGTTTTACCTCATCGTGCAGGTTGACGTAGGAGAACTGGACTAAATCCTGGAGCTGGGAACGTTCACACAGAACCACCACCAGCTGACGGAGACAATCCAGCTGCCTGTGACAACAACATGAAACATGTAAATACAATTATTCTATACGGAGGAGAAAGAACTGTTGACCAgaatgaaaatgtattaaactCTCATTTTTTATATTACTCATGTCtaaatacatataaacatacttacatttatgtgtgtaagtgtgtgtgtataaatgtatGAGTGTACATGTACATACATGCTGCCGTCTGGGTTCTGTGTGAGCGCTTCGTAAGCTTCACTGTTGTGTCCGAGATCCAGGTGGTGCTTGAATATTCGAGTCCACAGAGCCGCCTGAAGACAGATTCATATTTATATACTGAACTAAAACAGTAATATGtagaaacaaacaacataaacttaaaacacacacacacacatatagttTTCATGTGTACATAATGATCCTGAGAGGGACGAGGTATTTTATGTGTCAGAGGCACGAACACACTATAAAGGTCATGATAATGTTACCTGACTGTTGACGTCATTGACGGCCTCCGTTATGGCCAGAGAGGCCAACTGGATAACCAGCTCAGGTAGACCCACATCCTCCAACAGCCGcagcacctgaacacacacagttttagtgCTGTGAACATGATTACTTCAGGGGTTTATCCCAATATCCCTCCTTGACTCCTGTATCCTCCATCCTCGATCACTTGACCAGGAAACTGATTGAGACTTGCCATCTTAAAGGACGTCTCAATACGTTAAATGGGCTCAGAGGAGTCAAGGAGTCAAGTAGGGAGGAGGCTTACAGAGGGAAGGGAAGCGAGGATACACGAGTGCAGCCTTCGTGGAAGTCTTTTACCGACAGACAGATAAGAAATTAAACTCAAGTGAATCACTCGCCATTTATTTAAAAACCTGACGAACAAAAGGACCACAAACATTCTTCATTTACTATAAAGATTTTTCTCTTCATGATCTGTTATTTCCCTCGTCAACTTTTTTATTGATACAATTaaatgtctgtctctctgctagAAACTCTTTTACATCAGCGATCatcatttccattcagtcacaCGTGAGGCTGATCATTCCTGAGTGCCTGGTTGGTGGGTTTCATAATTTCAGCTTTGTTTTAATAAAGCCGACTGACAGTGGATCCAACTGTAATCACCTACTGCCGTCACCTGGAATGAACGTCATAGCGCTTCTCTAAAGgcatatttccttttttttcatcctcaCATCTCTCCCCTGCGTCTTACGAGGGCAAAGCTAAGATGCAAGTGAAGGACACGTGGATGCGAGATCAGGTATCAGGATGAACCCAAGGGGTACCTTGTTGTAGTACTGTAATCTGGGGGTGGATGCAGCCTCCTCCTCGTCAGTGCCCGTCAGTCTCATCAGGAActcctccttctccacctccgTCGCCGCCTCCTGGAAACACTGCAGAGCctgaagacaaaacaacaacagagtcaACAGATGTGTGGAGCCACAAACACATATACAATGTCCAGGTGTGGTTTGTGCTGACTCACCTCCTGGCCCTCCCCGTTGGCCAGGTAACACTGACCCAGCACGAAGCGACAGGATCCGATGTTCACCTGACACCAGGGACCAATCAGCCGCACGTACTCCTGCAAACACAGACGCACAGGTGGGATTTACCTGAGACGCTCCTTCTGACCAACACTTATAACAGACCAGTCTGATGTGTGCATAGGTGTGTGTGGTTATTCTGTAGCAGCCAGCTGTTCATGTGTGATGTAATGAAGgtaaacacagcaaacagttTGTGATGTCACTGCACTCTGTGGCAGCTCTCCTCCAATCTGAGGCTTCAGATTTATCATCGTGTGTGTCCTTTCTGCAGAGATTTATTCCTGATTGAGTGTTGAGACAAGGATGAAGACGTCAGCTTCTTGTGATGAAGAatataataaacacagtcaAACCCACCTGCAGCTGTGTGTACTGACAGTTGGTCATCAGACACTCAGGAAACTGGAAACCAGGGTTACTGGGCCAACTGGGAGACAACGGTTAAGATTCAAGAACCACAGAGCACTCATGAATACAGGAAGTCACCggaaaaaacacatgtaaacgTTTATTTACTGCCATCCCAagtgtgtgtgaaaaacaaacatctgttcAGTGTGTTGTCAGGTGTATGAAGGATACAGCAGCTGAGCGAGCAGGTTGACCACGTTGGAGATCATGTGACTCCAGTGGAGCATAGAGTTACTCTGCTGCTGAGAGTAAATCTGAGAGATGATCATCTTCCTGGCCACAGTCTGGTAGAAGAGCTCCACCACCGTCTGAGGGCTCAACACTGATGAGAGACGGAGGGTACTGTTATCACATCATACGCACACCAAACATCATATCAGGCACTATTATAacctcatacacacactgaacatcATGTTCGACACCATTATTACCTCATACACACAGTGAACATCATATCAGGCACCATTATTACCttatacacacactgaacatcATGTTCGACACCATTATTACCTCATACACACAGTGAACATCATATCAGGCACCATTATTACCTTATACACGCTGAACATCATGCCGGGTACTAAAACTACCTCATACACACCAAACATCATGTCAGGCACTATTATTACCCTATACTCACATTGAACATCATGTAAGACACTATTATCACCACATACCCACTAAACATCATATCAGGCAATATAATTacttcatacacacactgaacatcGTGCTGGGTACTATTATTACCTCATAGTCACTGAACATCATGTCAGGCAGTATTATTACCTCATACACACTCTGAACATTTTGTCAGGCACTATTATTACCTCATACTCACATTGAACATCATGTAAGACACTATTATCACCACATACCCACTAAACATCATATCAGGCAATATAATTacttcatacacacactgaacatcGTGCTGGGTACTATTATtacctcatacacacaccaaaccTAGTGCCAGGCACTATTATtacctcatacacacaccaaacaTCATGTCCAGCACGTTTATTACCTCATACACACTGAATATCATGTCAGGCAGTATTATTACCTTAACACACACCAAACATCATATCAGGCACTATTATtacctcatacacacaccaaacaTCATGTCCAGCACTTTTATTACCTCATACACACTGAATATTATGTCAGGCAGTATTATTACCTCATACACACAGTGAACATCATGCAAAGCACTATTATTATCTCATACACTCTAAACATCATATCAGGCACTAAACTTACCTCATACACAGTGAACATCATACCGGGTACTAATACTACCTCATACACACCAAACATCATGTCAGGCACTATTATTACCTCATAAACTCTGAACATCTTGTCAGGCACTATTATAACCTCATACCCACTAAACATCATATCAGGCAATATAATTACGTCATACAAACACTGAACACCATGCTGGGTACTATCATTACCTCATACACACTGAACTTCACGTCAGACATTACTATCTCATACATACTGAACACCATATCAGGCACTACTATCACTGTATACAACAGTGACCATCATGTGAAGCACTATTATTACCTCATACCCACTAAAAATCCTATCAGGCAATATAATTACTGAACATCGTTCTGAGTACTTTCATTACCTCATACATACTGAACACCATCTCAGGCACTACTATCACTGTATACAAACAGTGGCCATCATGTGAGGCACTATTATCACCTCATAtgttcatgtgatttttttttctgtcttgtttaGAGTTAAGTTAATTAGAAGTGAATGAAATCAGGAGTGATGATGCGATGTGAGTTCAGTGTCTCTGACCTGATCTGTTGGTGGAGAGGGCTGGAGAGTCGGACAGCTCCAACACTGTGAGGTGCTGCAGGTTGGCGTCTCTgcaggaggtcagaggtcaattAACTTACATCTCTACATTTATACATGTGTTTCAACTTTGTGTTACTTCCtgctcacattttattttacaaaaatccACTTCTAGGTGCACAGTTAAAGTGATACCTTGCCGGCTTCAACCATCTTTGTATCGTATGTGTGTACTAGTACACAgcttgtgtacttgtgtgtacTTACATGATATCCATGGGGACAGAGGAGGCCAGGCTCTGACTGATGTGTTTGAGGAGGtaataagaggagaggaggtgggagCTCCGGGGGATCAGGTCctgctggagctgcagcagctgagctCCCCCACCCAGaaacacctgacacacacacacacacacagtaaaaattttttttaaaaaaatacaattttaatgtaaaacagtGACGGTCttcatttaaactttaaattacAAAGAATGCTCGTGCATGTTCAggtatgtgtgagtgtacatACGTTGTCTCCGAAGCGCAGGTAGAGTTTCTGCAGGATCAGCAGGTCTCTACAGAACAGAGCTCTAGTCATGGCCATGTGACAGACGGCCTGACAGACGACAGACACCGCTGAGCTGCTGCCGTACAGCTGAGACAGGCTGATCCTCACGTTCAGACTCTGACCTGTGAGACACAGAGCAGGgaggacaaacacaaacaggtcTATGATCTGAACCAGGAGTGTGTGAGGTCATCTCTCAGGTGAATCAGCTGTTTCCTACCAAGTGTGAGGGGTGCTTCTCCTCCGACCTCTGTCTCCGTCTCCAGGTCCATCTCCCTGAGCAGGGTCATCATGGCCGCCATGGGGTTACGAATGTCCTGTAGTTTGTTCTGGATGTCCTCAATCACGTtgtcactgcagcaaacacAATGTCACGTTAAATAAAACACCACTTTGATGTTTGTGCCAGCCCTTTGttagcttctgaaataactTCATCATATACGATATTGTTTATGGTAAAGCGAGTGTCGCAGGTGAGCTGACTGACTTGTCATTGGAGAGCATGTTTTCCAGGACGAGATCAGCAGCCCTCTCAGGTGACTGCAGGTGTTCCAGAGCTTTCTCCATCTCATACGCCATCTCTCCAGATACTGCATCACTGACCAGCCGCAGACACTGAACCAGCTGCAGCACGTCCCGCCCCACCTCAGGGTCTGAGGACAACAGTAAAATAACATGTATATCaatgataacacacacagtttacatAAAGTCTCAGTACGGCTCTCACAGTGTTTACTACAGTAAAATGAACATTATAAGGTTGTGTaaagctccagcagcagctgtgctGTTATAAAGGATGTAGTTACCTTCTGCGATGGGCGTCTCCTCCTCTGAGAACAGGTACTCATCATAAGACAGATACAAATGGTCCACAGCAAAACAAGGAAGGAGGAACGACACGAAAccctgaaacacagacagactccACACTCACTTATTTAAGTTTCCATAGGTGTAGGAGCACCACCTGACCAGAGCACTGTCGATATGAGCAGGTACTGACACTCACCTTCTTCAGCAGACAGACCATGCTGGTGTGTTGACTCACAGTCAGACccagaggcagagaaagagccTCCTGGTACTGTAGACAGCAGGCGTAGAACTTGGACCAGAACTCCACCTGCAGCTGACGGTACTCCTCCTGAGAAAACTCAAACTCCGTCACGCtgctctgcagctgcaggaggacagacaggaggaggacagacaggaggaggacagacaggaggaggatAGACAGGAGGAGGATAGACAGGGGGAGGAGTCCCAACAGGTGGATGGACAGGAGGACAGGCGAGAGGGGGATAGACAGAAGGAGGAAAGACAGGAGAAGGATAGATAAAATGAGGGATAGACAAGAGGGGGATAGAGAGGAGGATGATAGAAAGGAGGACAGACAAGAGGGGGATACagatggaggacagagaggagggggatagacaggaggaggacagacaggaggacagacgGGAGGGGGATTGATAGAAGGAGGACACACAAGAGGAGGATAGATgggaggaggacagacagaaggaggaTAGAGAGAAGAAGGAAAGATGGGAAGGGGTAGACAGTaggagagacaggaggacagacaggaggaggaagaccgaaggaggacagacaggagggGGGATAGACAGAGGGAGGATAGACAGGAGGGGGATAGACAAGAGGGGAATAGACAGGAGGAGGATagaaaggaggaggacagacaggaggtcagaTGGGAGGGGGATTGATAGAAGGAGGACACACAAGAGGAGGATagagaaaagaaggaaagatGGGAGGGaggtagacaggaggagagacgGGAGGAcggacaggaggaggaagacagaaggaggacagacaggagggGGATAGACAAGAGGGGAATAGACAGAAAAAGGATAGAAAGtaggaggacagacaggagggGGATAGACAAGAGGGGAATAGACAGAAGGAGTAAAGATGAGAGGGGGATAGACAGGAGGAGGATAGACAGGAGGACAGATGGGAGGacgacagacaggaggacagacaggaggacagacgGGAGGGGATTGATAGAAGGAGGACACACGAGAGGACGAcagatgggaggaggaggacagacaaGAGGAAACAGAGATCACGGTCTGAACTGTCACCGCTTAATCatatttaagatttttaaaagaCGACAACACTGAACAGTTTCCTTTTAGTGCTCTAAAAACAGCTGTAATAAAAACAGACCATGTCGGAGGTAAATTACCTCACTCTCCACAGCTACTGTCACCTCCTTCTTCAGACTGTCCCAGGACGGATCGATGATCCTCTCTGAGCCTCTGCGGTaaatctgaaacacacaaaacacacatcgTTCATCAGCTGCAACTAAATACACAAATGTTCTAACTACAGCAGGTAGTTTCTCACCTGTAGAGCTTTAACTATGGCTGAAGCTGTGAAGCgtagaggagagaagagaaccTCCAGGTACGTCTCCTGttaacacaaaacacatactTTAGTATTTAATCCGACAGTCAGAGCTGAGTAACCATGACAACACGTCATCAAATCTTTCTCACGTCAGGAGCTGAAACTACAGAATGTTAAACATTTCTGCCAAACTTAAATGAATATCAAATTAGTTGCTGATCATTTTTCCGTCAAACATCTACTTGATTACCTGATAATTGGTTCGAGCTCTCAGCTGCATCAAATCATTTCACTGATTATTGTGAAACTTGACTAATCATCTGTCCCCAtgaggaggtcagaggtcacagtcTTACCCTGGGGTCCTGGTCCTCTCCGATATGAACTTCTTCTTCAGGTGGAGGCTGAACAAACACCTGGTTCCACTGACCTGCTGTGTTACTGCCAACACACGCGCCAACAGAGTGTGTATTAGTTAGAATATTAATATGATGAACAGACAGTTTAAATCTGGATCAGGCTGCTGCGACAGTACGACGCTCACAGCTCAGTGTTTGACTGTCAGCTCACTGTCAGCTGATCAAACAACAAGGATGCATCCAactcttttattttgtcttttaacttCCTGCTCCTGGTGAGGTATAAGTCTTAAAGGGACACACGGTTATTGAGGTCTATGTCTTACGTCCTGCCCAGAGGCATCAGTCCAGTGTGAATGGAGCGTAAGTCTTACTGAGCTTGCTTCATGTAATGACCATCAACACTTCAGTTTGGAAACCATTCATGTGACGACTTACTGTTCAAAGTTGATGTATTTGACCACAGTGGAGTTGGAGTCGTCCACCCAGACGCCCCAGATGTCTGTGGAGGTCAGAGCGAAATCCACCAGAGTCTCCTGTTGACAGACACGCCATAGTTTAATATAGTTATTATTTTCAGTCAGGGCTGCCCCTGAAAGTCCAAGATTTAAATCATGAGTCATAAACATCTCAGTCAAAAGAGTTCATGTCCAgatgcagagtgagcgctcctctCTTCCACAGTGAGTCTGGAGGACGAGAGGCTTTGCCCGGTCACGCTCTGAGATAACATCATCTTATGCCTTCTGCTAAGAGGCTTACAGCAACACATtatgatacagtctctggcttttgtttgatctCTACTGTTACACATTTCAAACCCAtcgttagcatagttagcttgTTTCCTACGTTAtgtgaatgtcactgtcactgttccACCTCTCAGAAGTTTGGTCAAATGTAGTCTCGcgaccagacaatcagagatctccgccttctgatagtctggggacactcctttctaaagtgtgtttaacacaacggagaaaacggccggcaataaagcaacgcctcttgcatttttgaaaaggacacgccctcccggaaatgtgcgctcccccttttctcgtccacaaggaaacaaacacacagagagcttgaaaatggatgccgagagatttaactctgttttatgaaacgtgtgctcagtccacaagattgtggaaatgaaggacttacagcgactttgtttaaaacttttaacgcagtcggactatgtttacgagcacaagagttcagcgagccaccgaaggaccgccctgcggatttactattggttctgcaacgtagggagtttttttaaactctgaaattgtatcagcccatctaaacacaaaatcagggagaaagacatcagtctttagttaagcaaagcatctaaagactgacttgtgagtctaggtcAAATGTCAACACTGATCGAAAGTGTCTGTAAATTCTTTTAATGTGAACTCTGCTGAAGTACTTCAGTATATTAATTTACTGTAGTTTCTAACCTGTGTGGTGAAGACAGAGGAGATGTGGTCCAGGCTGTAGCG encodes the following:
- the nup160 gene encoding nuclear pore complex protein Nup160 is translated as MAAVLERSFMEICGFERETLHRFREVTVNLGVSALPGGVKFPDSAGAFHYEESGKLLSVASNRFIHWSTSGDTVQLVEQSLDTNLLNNAVRLKLSNCTVLPGGVTIQETLNNVIILISTNQSIHRLLLPHPTRMYRSELVTELHMQSIFTDVGKLSLEDPSHSAIIPSSVGQTGSPSTATAWISQSGEAHYALASPAGGIMVLSLPPHDTPGSSVSVVELKRSSMMQRLSGWMPTAIRGEQSPADLALSLAVRELEEDSFIFALCHDHKLRMWSFRDQACLLEADMLEYMPACRGVKRLSGQGHRLRLAFSSNTGLCLCVYLAVPQRGQFTVLQLVATDNNRYSLDHISSVFTTQETLVDFALTSTDIWGVWVDDSNSTVVKYINFEHNTAGQWNQVFVQPPPEEEVHIGEDQDPRETYLEVLFSPLRFTASAIVKALQIYRRGSERIIDPSWDSLKKEVTVAVESELQSSVTEFEFSQEEYRQLQVEFWSKFYACCLQYQEALSLPLGLTVSQHTSMVCLLKKGFVSFLLPCFAVDHLYLSYDEYLFSEEETPIAEDPEVGRDVLQLVQCLRLVSDAVSGEMAYEMEKALEHLQSPERAADLVLENMLSNDNDNVIEDIQNKLQDIRNPMAAMMTLLREMDLETETEVGGEAPLTLGQSLNVRISLSQLYGSSSAVSVVCQAVCHMAMTRALFCRDLLILQKLYLRFGDNVFLGGGAQLLQLQQDLIPRSSHLLSSYYLLKHISQSLASSVPMDIIDANLQHLTVLELSDSPALSTNRSVLSPQTVVELFYQTVARKMIISQIYSQQQSNSMLHWSHMISNVVNLLAQLLWPSNPGFQFPECLMTNCQYTQLQEYVRLIGPWCQVNIGSCRFVLGQCYLANGEGQEALQCFQEAATEVEKEEFLMRLTGTDEEEAASTPRLQYYNKVLRLLEDVGLPELVIQLASLAITEAVNDVNSQAALWTRIFKHHLDLGHNSEAYEALTQNPDGSMQLDCLRQLVVVLCERSQLQDLVQFSYVNLHDEVVSIIESRARGLDLLAHNYYELLYAFHINRHNYRKAGTVMFEFGMRLGREVRTRLGLQKQVNCYLAALNCLRLIRPEYAWIVQPASGAVYERPGASPKRNADGEFSSEPVKHQVDILELKDLEKEYILSRSRLTLAQHHPPSAAIAGSASAVEMVALLVQTGLFDSALSVCQTFKLNLTPIFEGLTFKCIKLQFGGEESHNEAWSWLAANQLSSVVNTKESSATDEAWRLLASYLDRYPSANGQHHRCVINKLLSHGVPLPDWLIKSYKGVDAASLLRLYLNYDLLDAAAELVLEYVDALLGRGHQYFGIERPLSATSSSVWLPYTSIDQLLQTLNETQTNSSIYNKVRDKLDDYHKLVEQTTKRRLVAR